A region of Sesamum indicum cultivar Zhongzhi No. 13 linkage group LG7, S_indicum_v1.0, whole genome shotgun sequence DNA encodes the following proteins:
- the LOC105166080 gene encoding pentatricopeptide repeat-containing protein At3g26782, mitochondrial, translating to MKAAKWSLRVLLQKRHCSTNANITTLFNKYVDKTNVFSWNSIIAELARSGDSVEALKAFSSMRKSALKPNRSTFPCAIKSCSALCDLASGKQAHQQAFVFGYGSDLFVSSALIDMYSKCGQLRDARILFDEIHMRNVVSWTSMINGYVQNDCAREALLLFKEQLAEESGGSMEEDGCVDGVAMVSILAACSRTCEKNVTRGVHGFVIKRGLDEVLGVGNTLIDAYAKCGLVDFSKKVFDEMNEKDLISWNSMIAVCAQHGLGEEAIGVFQSMVWCAEVEYNAVTLSAVLLACAHSGALRTGKGMHTQIIKMNLESNVVVGTSIIDMYCKCGRVNSARRAFDRMNEKNVKSWSAMIAGYGMHGKAREALEVLSDMIRAGIKPNGITFVSVLSACCHAGLVDQGWHWFCAMQHRFNIEPSVEHYGCMVDLLGRAGFLQKAYNLIEEMRVRPDFVIWCSLLASCRIHKNVELGEISARKLFELDPNNSGYYTLLSNIYAEAGRWEDVKKMRIFMKNHGVVKSPGFSLVELKGRVHIFLVGDRQHPQHEKIYAYLEQLSVKLQEAGYVPRVASVLHDVDEEEKEMVLQIHSEKLAIVFGIMNSTPGTTIQVIKNLRTCEDCHTTIKLMSKITGHEIVIRDPKRFHHFSKGTCSCGDYW from the exons ATGAAGGCTGCGAAATGGAGTTTACGTGTTTTACTGCAGAAGCGCCATTGTTCGACAAATGCAAACATCACAACGTTGTTCAACAAATATGTAGACAAGACGAATGTATTCTCCTGGAACTCCATCATCGCCGAGTTGGCTCGCAGCGGCGACTCTGTCGAAGCCCTCAAGGCGTTTTCCTCCATGCGCAAGTCCGCCCTCAAACCCAACCGTTCAACTTTTCCTTGCGCGATAAAGTCATGCTCTGCCCTCTGCGACCTTGCATCAGGAAAGCAAGCCCACCAGCAAGCATTCGTCTTTGGTTATGGTTCTGACCTTTTTGTATCATCTGCACTAATTGATATGTACTCCAAATGCGGTCAGTTGCGGGATGCAAGGATTCTGTTCGACGAAATTCATATGAGAAACGTGGTTTCTTGGACCTCGATGATTAATGGCTATGTTCAGAATGATTGTGCTCGCGAGGCGTTGTTGCTTTTCAAGGAGCAGTTAGCTGAAGAAAGCGGGGGCAGCATGGAGGAGGATGGGTGCGTTGATGGTGTTGCTATGGTTTCTATTTTGGCGGCTTGTTCACGTACTTGTGAGAAGAATGTGACGCGAGGGGTTCATGGGTTTGTCATTAAAAGAGGATTGGATGAGGTTTTGGGTGTTGGTAACACTTTGATTGATGCGTATGCCAAGTGTGGCCTGGTGGATTTTTCGAAGAAAGTATTTGATGAGATGAATGAGAAAGATTTGATATCTTGGAATTCTATGATAGCGGTTTGTGCTCAGCATGGGTTGGGTGAGGAGGCGATTGGAGTTTTCCAGTCAATGGTTTGGTGTGCGGAGGTTGAGTATAATGCTGTGACTTTGTCAGCTGTGTTGTTAGCTTGTGCACATTCAGGAGCTCTTCGGACAGGCAAGGGCATGCACACTCAG ATTATAAAGATGAATTTGGAGAGTAATGTAGTTGTTGGTACTTCAATCATTGACATGTACTGCAAATGTGGGAGAGTAAATTCGGCAAGGAGAGCATTTGATAGGATGAACGAGAAGAATGTAAAATCATGGTCTGCCATGATTGCTGGCTATGGAATGCATGGTAAAGCAAGGGAAGCACTTGAAGTATTATCTGACATGATTCGGGCTGGGATAAAACCAAACGGTATCACTTTTGTATCAGTCCTCTCAGCGTGTTGCCATGCTGGTTTGGTGGATCAAGGATGGCACTGGTTTTGTGCAATGCAGCATAGGTTTAATATAGAACCGTCTGTGGAACACTATGGCTGCATGGTTGATCTCCTAGGTCGTGCAGGTTTTCTTCAAAAGGCCTATAATTTGATTGAGGAGATGAGGGTGAGGCCTGATTTTGTTATTTGGTGTTCTCTTCTGGCTTCATGCAGAATACACAAAAATGTGGAGCTTGGGGAGATCTCTGCTAGGAAATTGTTTGAGTTAGATCCTAATAACTCAGGATATTACACACTGCTCTCAAACATTTATGCTGAAGCTGGGAGGTGGGAAGATGTGAAAAAAATGCggatatttatgaaaaatcatgGAGTAGTTAAATCCCCTGGGTTTAGTCTTGTTGAACTAAAGGGTAGAGttcatatatttcttgttggaGATAGGCAACATCCTCAGCATGAGAAGATCTATGCTTACCTGGAACAACTATCTGTGAAGCTTCAAGAAGCTGGGTATGTACCAAGAGTGGCTTCAGTTCTTCATGACGTAGATGAGGAGGAAAAGGAAATGGTGTTACAAATTCACAGTGAGAAGCTAGCCATTGTTTTTGGAATTATGAATTCGACTCCTGGCACAACCATCCAGGTTATTAAAAACCTTAGAACTTGCGAAGATTGTCACACGACTATTAAGTTGATGTCCAAGATCACGGGCcatgaaatagtgataagaGATCCGAAACGGTTTCACCATTTCAGCAAAGGCACTTGTTCATGTGGAGATTATTGGTGA